From the genome of Mycobacterium dioxanotrophicus, one region includes:
- a CDS encoding Rv2253 family sensor-like surface protein — protein MRRPVALGLLIVAALTAAPTADAANQAWNGRYSLVRYAAQKTGTSLAARQSEPTFSDVYTFSTDCSSGTCISTVIDGPTPKNPTLPLPPRYTWDGARWVHIYDWQWDCYMGEGVPKVWAPARSWAYYAPQVDGTLRGTWLTQIVGGPCGGTVQMDVAAFPA, from the coding sequence ATGAGGCGACCAGTCGCGCTCGGCTTGTTGATCGTCGCAGCCCTGACCGCGGCGCCGACTGCGGATGCCGCCAATCAGGCGTGGAATGGCCGATACTCGCTGGTCCGGTACGCGGCCCAGAAGACGGGCACCAGTCTGGCTGCCAGGCAATCGGAGCCGACCTTCAGCGACGTGTACACGTTCTCCACCGATTGTTCGTCTGGCACCTGTATTTCCACGGTGATCGACGGCCCCACCCCGAAGAACCCCACACTGCCGTTGCCTCCCCGCTACACCTGGGACGGCGCCCGCTGGGTGCACATCTACGACTGGCAGTGGGATTGCTATATGGGAGAAGGGGTTCCGAAAGTATGGGCGCCGGCCAGGTCGTGGGCGTATTACGCGCCGCAGGTCGACGGAACCCTGCGGGGCACCTGGCTCACCCAGATCGTCGGCGGCCCGTGCGGCGGCACCGTGCAGATGGACGTGGCGGCATTCCCGGCCTGA
- a CDS encoding NUDIX domain-containing protein, protein MGVIRQLQSREVYRNNWMTLREDTIRRPDGTEGIYSVIDKPTYALVIARDEERYHLVEQFRYPLGLRRWEFPQGTAPDRLDLDPDALAHRELREETGLRATSMQRLGQLDVAAGMSSQRGWVYLATGLSEGEHEREHEEQDMHSAWFERAEVERMMREGEITDAQSIAAWALLLLNERPTG, encoded by the coding sequence ATGGGCGTCATCCGGCAACTGCAGTCGCGTGAGGTATATCGAAACAACTGGATGACGTTGCGGGAGGACACCATCCGCCGTCCGGACGGCACCGAGGGCATCTACTCGGTCATCGACAAACCGACGTATGCGCTGGTCATCGCACGCGACGAGGAGCGCTACCACCTCGTCGAGCAGTTCCGGTATCCGCTGGGGTTACGCCGGTGGGAGTTTCCGCAGGGAACCGCACCGGACCGGTTGGATCTCGATCCCGATGCCTTGGCTCACCGGGAACTGCGCGAGGAGACCGGGCTGCGGGCGACGAGCATGCAGCGGCTGGGTCAGCTCGATGTGGCCGCAGGCATGAGCAGCCAGCGCGGGTGGGTGTACCTGGCCACCGGTCTGAGCGAGGGTGAGCACGAACGTGAACACGAGGAACAGGACATGCACAGCGCCTGGTTCGAGCGCGCCGAGGTCGAGCGGATGATGCGCGAGGGCGAGATCACCGACGCGCAGTCGATCGCGGCATGGGCGTTGCTCCTGCTCAATGAGCGCCCGACGGGCTAG
- a CDS encoding acyl-CoA synthetase, with product MLLASLNPAAVAAGADIDDAVRIDGAVLSRSDVIGAATSVAERVASARRVAVLAKPTVTTVLAITGCLIAGVPVVPVPADVGAAERRHILADSEAQAWLGELPDESEGLPHIPVRVHARSWHRYAEPAPESTAIIMYTSGTTGPPKGVPMTRRAIAADIDALAAAWNWTAQDTLVHGLPLFHVHGLVLGLLGSLRIGNRFVHTGKPTPAAYAEAGGTLYFGVPTVWSRVVKDIDAALALSSARLLVSGSAPLPIPVFDELVRLTGHAPIERYGSTESLITLSTTVDGERRPGWVGLPLTGVQTRLVDENGALVPRDGETIGQLQIKGPMVFDGYLNRPDATAAAFDADGWYRTGDVAVIDAEGMHRIVGRESVDLIKSGGFRIGAGEIETVMLGHPGVAEVAVVGMPDDDLGQRIVAFVVGDAEPAALIDFVAQELSVHKRPREVRLVQRLPRNAMGKVLKKELVQWH from the coding sequence GTGCTGCTGGCCTCCTTGAACCCCGCAGCGGTTGCTGCCGGTGCCGACATCGACGACGCCGTCCGGATCGACGGCGCTGTGCTCAGCCGTAGTGATGTGATCGGGGCGGCCACCTCGGTGGCCGAACGAGTCGCATCGGCCCGGCGTGTCGCGGTGCTCGCCAAGCCGACCGTCACCACAGTGCTGGCGATCACCGGTTGCCTGATCGCCGGTGTCCCGGTGGTCCCGGTGCCCGCCGATGTCGGTGCCGCTGAACGGCGCCACATCCTTGCCGACTCCGAAGCCCAGGCATGGCTGGGGGAGTTGCCCGACGAAAGCGAAGGGCTGCCGCACATCCCGGTTCGCGTGCATGCGCGGTCCTGGCACCGGTACGCCGAACCGGCGCCCGAATCGACTGCCATCATCATGTACACCTCCGGCACCACCGGCCCGCCCAAAGGCGTGCCTATGACCAGGAGGGCCATCGCCGCAGACATCGACGCGCTGGCAGCGGCGTGGAACTGGACGGCTCAGGACACGCTCGTCCACGGCCTGCCCCTGTTTCATGTGCACGGCCTGGTGCTGGGCTTGCTCGGTTCGTTGCGCATCGGAAACCGATTCGTGCATACCGGAAAACCGACGCCTGCGGCGTACGCGGAGGCGGGCGGCACGTTGTATTTCGGAGTGCCGACGGTGTGGTCGCGGGTGGTCAAGGACATCGACGCCGCGCTGGCGTTGTCGTCGGCCCGGTTATTGGTGTCGGGCAGTGCGCCCCTGCCGATTCCGGTGTTCGACGAGTTGGTGCGGCTCACCGGACATGCGCCCATCGAACGCTACGGCAGCACCGAGTCGTTGATCACGCTGAGCACCACGGTCGACGGCGAGCGCAGACCCGGCTGGGTGGGCCTGCCCCTGACGGGTGTGCAGACCCGGTTGGTCGACGAGAACGGTGCGCTCGTGCCCCGGGACGGAGAAACCATCGGGCAGTTGCAGATCAAGGGTCCGATGGTGTTCGACGGATATCTCAACCGACCCGACGCCACCGCCGCCGCCTTCGACGCCGACGGTTGGTACCGCACCGGGGATGTGGCGGTCATCGACGCAGAGGGCATGCACCGCATCGTCGGCCGGGAGTCGGTCGACCTGATCAAGTCTGGTGGCTTCCGGATCGGCGCCGGCGAGATAGAGACCGTGATGCTCGGGCATCCGGGCGTGGCCGAGGTGGCGGTGGTCGGGATGCCGGACGACGACCTCGGTCAGCGGATCGTGGCGTTCGTCGTCGGCGACGCCGAGCCTGCGGCATTGATCGACTTTGTGGCACAGGAGCTTTCGGTCCATAAACGCCCGCGTGAGGTACGGCTGGTGCAGCGTCTGCCGCGCAATGCGATGGGCAAGGTGCTGAAAAAGGAACTGGTGCAATGGCATTGA
- a CDS encoding VOC family protein, with the protein MALRFAEICIDAHDPEALAAWWGRVLGWPHHTDSDGDVVLTPPSGQGPLMLFLAMPDDKVVKNRLHLDFMPDDQQAEVDRLIGLGARHVDIGQGEQTWVVLADPEGNEFCVLSAD; encoded by the coding sequence ATGGCATTGAGATTCGCCGAGATCTGCATCGACGCGCATGATCCCGAGGCGCTGGCTGCGTGGTGGGGTCGGGTGCTCGGCTGGCCGCACCACACCGATTCTGACGGCGATGTGGTGCTGACGCCGCCGTCCGGGCAGGGGCCGCTGATGCTGTTCCTTGCGATGCCCGACGACAAGGTGGTGAAGAACCGCCTGCACCTCGACTTCATGCCCGATGATCAGCAGGCCGAAGTCGACCGGCTGATCGGTCTGGGTGCGCGCCACGTCGACATCGGTCAGGGGGAGCAGACCTGGGTTGTGCTCGCTGACCCTGAGGGCAACGAGTTCTGCGTTCTTTCCGCTGATTGA